In Streptomyces ambofaciens ATCC 23877, a single genomic region encodes these proteins:
- the eccCa gene encoding type VII secretion protein EccCa, translating into MPSGELSLQEPPTLPEVVPDSSAVWTYLPMALMSVSMMLMFMRPGMSRDSGGFIYIALGVMVIASAGMMLGQVMRRNGERKQRMKGERRDYLRYLRQTRRMVRASIVEQQRALAWRHPEPDALSSLVRSTRLWERRASDEDFGEVRMGVGDQRLAMRLTPLSTKPVEDLEPLSAHALRSFTRAYSTVRDQPIAIYLRAWSKVLFRGDEERIRGQVRALLGQLAVFHSPDDLWIALCVSDERRAQWEWAKWLPHGLHRHEEDGAGPARMIASAFTELENLLGAEFLERPGADPDAVPGREEPYTVVVIDGCTVPAGHRFDGHGFRNAVVLDLTGALTWKAGRTTLRLEVGEDGVALVRTDRDRKEQSTVLGRPDRLGTVGALALARLLAPYRTSVGGDDSRPLADDVELTSLLNIPDLHRHDPATLWERSAGSARLRVPIAVSGEGRPVELDIKESAQGGTGPHGMLIGATGSGKSELLRTLVLGLALTNSSETLNFVLVDFKGGATFLGLDELPHTSAVITNLADEVALVARMQDALHGELIRRQELLRAAGNYTSALEYERARQSGTPLQPLPSLFVVVDEFSELLASHRDFMELFVMIGRLGRSLGVHLLLASQRLDEGRMHQLESHLSYRIGLRTFSAMESRGVLGVPDAYELPAQPGAGFLKSGVDALTRFRAAYVSGPYRRRRAVVQAQVARQVVPWTAEWVVPRAPADPDPAGGPGEPEPDPEPDGGGETLLSVALDRLRGSGPPAHQVWLPPLGRPATLDQVLPPLAPDPRYGLTTADWPLRGRLTVPVGVVDRPFDQLRDLLTVDLSGAGGHVAVAGGPQSGKSTLLRTLVTALALTHTPREVQFYCLDFGGGTLAALDGLPHVSGVAARVDTERVGRTIAEVTALLAGRERFFLEHGIDSMPTYRKRRAAGEFPDEPHGDVFLVIDGWATVRQDFDRHIPTFNALAARGLNYGVHLLVTTARWVELSSSVRDQTGTRLELRMGDPMDSQIDSRKAATVPRSAGRGLTSDKLHYLSALPRVDGVEDADDLADGVAGLVAAIAENWTGPPAPRVRMLPARLPAEELPEAEGENGLRIAIGLDENELAPVWHDFAENPHLIVVGDTESGKTNLLKLVARGITGRYTPAEARIMTVDYRRELVESVPEAYRLGHAVSLDMLRDLVDGAARAVRQRVPGEDIAPSRMRSCDWWQGPRLFILVDDYDMVGGGPMTQPFAPLLDHLALGHEVGLHLVVARSSAGAGRGLNEALLRRLQEVNTPGLLLSCPPSEGYLFGSVKGRELIPGRAVRIARRKTSQVQTAIVEDAP; encoded by the coding sequence ATGCCGTCGGGGGAACTGAGTCTTCAGGAGCCGCCGACACTTCCGGAAGTCGTGCCGGACAGCTCCGCGGTGTGGACGTATCTGCCGATGGCGTTGATGTCCGTCTCCATGATGCTGATGTTCATGCGGCCGGGGATGAGTCGGGACAGCGGCGGGTTCATCTACATCGCGCTCGGTGTGATGGTGATCGCGTCGGCGGGGATGATGCTCGGCCAGGTCATGCGCCGCAACGGCGAACGCAAACAGCGAATGAAGGGTGAGCGCCGCGACTACCTGCGGTACCTGCGCCAGACCCGGCGCATGGTCCGGGCGTCCATCGTGGAGCAGCAGCGCGCCCTCGCCTGGCGCCATCCGGAGCCCGACGCGCTGTCCTCCCTGGTGCGCAGCACCCGGCTGTGGGAGCGGCGGGCGTCGGACGAGGACTTCGGCGAGGTCCGGATGGGTGTGGGCGACCAGCGTCTGGCGATGAGGCTGACGCCGCTGTCGACCAAGCCCGTCGAGGACCTGGAGCCGCTGTCCGCGCACGCGCTGCGCAGCTTCACCCGGGCCTACTCCACCGTCAGGGACCAGCCCATAGCGATCTATCTGCGGGCCTGGTCGAAGGTGCTGTTCCGCGGGGACGAGGAGCGGATACGCGGCCAGGTCCGGGCGCTGCTCGGCCAGTTGGCGGTGTTCCACTCCCCCGACGACCTGTGGATCGCGCTGTGCGTCTCGGACGAGCGGCGCGCGCAGTGGGAGTGGGCGAAGTGGCTGCCGCACGGCCTGCACCGGCACGAGGAGGACGGTGCCGGACCGGCCCGGATGATCGCCTCCGCCTTCACCGAGCTGGAGAACCTGCTCGGTGCCGAGTTCCTGGAGCGGCCGGGCGCCGACCCCGACGCGGTCCCGGGACGTGAGGAGCCGTACACGGTCGTCGTGATCGACGGCTGCACCGTGCCGGCGGGACACCGCTTCGACGGCCACGGGTTCCGCAACGCGGTGGTGCTCGACCTCACCGGGGCGCTCACCTGGAAGGCCGGGCGGACCACGTTGCGCCTGGAGGTGGGCGAGGACGGTGTCGCGCTGGTGCGCACCGACCGCGACCGCAAGGAGCAGTCGACCGTGCTCGGCCGGCCCGACCGGCTGGGGACGGTGGGAGCACTGGCGCTCGCCCGGCTGCTGGCGCCGTACCGGACGAGCGTGGGCGGTGACGACTCCAGACCGCTCGCCGACGATGTCGAACTGACGTCACTGCTGAACATCCCCGATCTGCACCGGCACGACCCGGCCACGCTGTGGGAGCGGTCGGCCGGCAGTGCCCGGCTGAGGGTGCCGATCGCGGTGAGCGGCGAGGGCAGGCCCGTGGAGCTGGACATCAAGGAGTCCGCGCAGGGCGGCACGGGCCCGCACGGCATGCTGATCGGCGCGACCGGTTCCGGCAAGAGCGAGCTGCTGCGCACGCTGGTGCTGGGGCTGGCGCTGACGAACTCCTCCGAGACCCTGAACTTCGTCCTCGTCGACTTCAAGGGCGGCGCGACCTTCCTCGGGCTCGACGAACTGCCGCACACCTCCGCGGTCATCACCAACCTCGCCGACGAGGTGGCGCTGGTCGCCCGGATGCAGGACGCCCTGCACGGGGAGCTGATCCGGCGCCAGGAGCTGCTGCGTGCCGCCGGGAACTACACCTCCGCGCTGGAGTACGAGCGGGCACGGCAGTCCGGGACGCCGCTGCAACCACTGCCCAGTCTGTTCGTGGTCGTCGACGAGTTCAGTGAACTGCTGGCCTCGCACCGCGACTTCATGGAGCTGTTCGTGATGATCGGCCGACTCGGGCGCAGCCTCGGGGTCCATCTGCTGCTCGCCTCCCAGCGGCTTGACGAGGGCCGCATGCACCAGCTGGAGAGCCATCTGTCGTACCGCATCGGTCTGCGGACGTTCTCCGCGATGGAGAGCCGGGGCGTGCTGGGCGTGCCGGACGCCTACGAGCTGCCCGCGCAGCCGGGCGCCGGATTCCTCAAGAGCGGCGTCGACGCGCTCACCCGGTTCCGGGCCGCGTACGTCTCGGGTCCGTACCGGCGGCGCCGGGCCGTCGTACAGGCGCAGGTGGCGCGTCAGGTGGTGCCGTGGACGGCCGAGTGGGTGGTGCCGCGGGCGCCCGCGGATCCGGACCCGGCGGGCGGGCCCGGCGAGCCGGAGCCCGATCCGGAGCCCGACGGCGGCGGGGAGACGCTGCTGTCGGTGGCGCTCGACCGGCTGCGCGGCTCGGGGCCGCCCGCCCACCAGGTGTGGCTGCCCCCGCTCGGCCGCCCCGCCACCCTGGACCAGGTCCTGCCTCCGCTGGCACCCGATCCCCGGTACGGCCTGACCACCGCCGACTGGCCTCTGCGGGGACGGCTCACGGTGCCGGTCGGCGTCGTGGACCGCCCCTTCGACCAGCTGCGCGACCTGCTGACCGTGGACCTGTCGGGGGCCGGCGGCCACGTGGCCGTCGCCGGGGGCCCGCAGAGCGGCAAGAGCACCCTGCTGCGGACCCTCGTCACCGCGCTGGCCCTCACCCACACGCCCCGCGAAGTGCAGTTCTACTGCCTGGACTTCGGCGGCGGCACACTGGCCGCGCTCGACGGGCTGCCGCATGTGAGCGGGGTCGCGGCGCGGGTGGACACCGAGCGGGTGGGCCGTACGATCGCGGAGGTCACCGCGCTGCTCGCCGGGCGGGAGCGGTTCTTCCTGGAGCACGGCATCGACTCCATGCCCACGTACCGCAAGCGGCGCGCGGCGGGCGAGTTCCCCGACGAGCCGCACGGGGACGTGTTCCTGGTCATCGACGGCTGGGCGACCGTGCGCCAGGACTTCGACCGGCACATCCCCACCTTCAACGCGCTGGCCGCCCGCGGGCTCAACTACGGCGTCCATCTGCTGGTCACCACCGCCCGTTGGGTGGAGCTGTCGTCCTCGGTGCGCGACCAGACCGGGACCCGGCTGGAACTGCGGATGGGTGATCCGATGGACTCCCAGATCGACTCCCGGAAGGCGGCGACGGTCCCGCGCAGCGCGGGGCGCGGGCTGACCTCCGACAAACTGCACTACCTGTCGGCGCTGCCGCGCGTCGACGGGGTCGAGGACGCCGACGACCTCGCGGACGGTGTCGCGGGGCTCGTCGCAGCGATCGCCGAGAACTGGACGGGGCCCCCCGCGCCGCGGGTGCGGATGCTGCCGGCGCGACTGCCCGCCGAGGAGCTGCCGGAGGCGGAGGGCGAGAACGGCCTGCGGATTGCCATCGGCCTGGACGAGAACGAACTGGCCCCGGTGTGGCACGACTTCGCCGAGAACCCGCACCTGATCGTGGTGGGTGACACGGAGAGCGGCAAGACGAACCTGCTGAAGCTGGTCGCCCGCGGCATCACCGGGCGGTACACGCCGGCCGAGGCGCGGATCATGACGGTGGACTACCGGCGCGAGCTGGTGGAGAGCGTTCCCGAGGCGTACCGGCTCGGGCACGCCGTGTCCCTGGACATGCTGCGCGACCTGGTCGACGGGGCGGCGCGGGCGGTCAGGCAGCGGGTCCCGGGCGAGGACATCGCTCCGTCGCGGATGCGGTCGTGCGACTGGTGGCAGGGGCCGCGGTTGTTCATCCTGGTCGACGACTACGACATGGTGGGCGGCGGGCCGATGACGCAGCCGTTCGCCCCGCTGCTGGATCATCTGGCGCTGGGGCACGAGGTGGGGCTGCACCTCGTCGTGGCGCGGTCGTCGGCGGGTGCCGGGCGCGGGCTCAACGAGGCGCTGCTGCGCAGGTTGCAGGAGGTCAACACCCCTGGGCTGCTGCTGTCGTGTCCGCCGAGCGAGGGGTACCTCTTCGGGAGCGTGAAGGGGCGGGAGCTGATTCCGGGGCGGGCCGTCCGGATCGCCCGGCGGAAGACGTCGCAGGTGCAGACGGCGATCGTGGAGGACGCGCCGTGA
- a CDS encoding S8 family serine peptidase, translated as MRNVMKGRSAGLVLAVAVVLPVTGGPALALPTAPVAPAAPSESPGSGDPGATLLPPLPVRLGEGSPCTGASGRTATGAAWSQAALGLSRAQRISRGGGVTVAVVDTGVASGVPSLSGRVKSAGGAGEDCVGHGTFAAGLIAAAPEKGSGITGIAPQAEILALPGTDDRGVPSVERVAAGIRAAADRGAQVIYVGQALGTGKAELTAAVAHATRRDALVVAPAAPDAVPREERGPQGEPPVGPYWPAAAPGALAVVDFGPGGVRQRNAPPAHEPELSAPGSAMVSVGPEGSGHYIGSGASLAAAGVAGTAALVRAYHPGLTAPEVTRRLLDSAYPSDAPRLDPYAALSLLQDRTPAAAPTPAPARMPPPADPGPRDRALTIAAVGLATVLLLAALAAVVPRGRARKWRPPTAP; from the coding sequence ATGCGGAATGTCATGAAAGGCCGGAGTGCAGGTCTGGTGCTGGCCGTCGCCGTGGTCCTGCCGGTCACCGGCGGGCCGGCCCTCGCTCTCCCCACCGCGCCGGTCGCGCCCGCCGCGCCGTCGGAAAGTCCCGGTTCCGGCGACCCGGGGGCCACGCTGCTGCCGCCGCTGCCCGTCCGGCTCGGCGAGGGCAGTCCGTGCACCGGGGCCTCGGGGCGGACGGCCACCGGAGCGGCGTGGTCGCAGGCGGCGCTCGGACTGTCCCGGGCCCAGCGGATCTCGCGCGGCGGCGGGGTGACCGTCGCGGTGGTCGACACCGGTGTCGCCTCCGGCGTCCCCAGTCTGTCCGGCCGGGTGAAGTCCGCGGGGGGAGCCGGCGAGGACTGCGTGGGGCACGGCACGTTCGCCGCGGGTCTGATCGCCGCCGCGCCGGAGAAGGGCAGCGGCATCACCGGCATCGCCCCGCAGGCGGAGATCCTCGCCCTGCCGGGCACCGACGACCGCGGGGTCCCCTCCGTGGAACGCGTGGCCGCCGGCATCCGGGCCGCGGCGGACCGCGGCGCACAGGTCATCTACGTCGGCCAGGCCCTCGGCACCGGCAAGGCCGAGCTCACCGCGGCCGTCGCCCACGCCACCCGGCGCGACGCGCTGGTCGTCGCCCCCGCCGCTCCGGACGCCGTGCCCCGCGAGGAGCGGGGACCGCAGGGGGAGCCGCCCGTGGGCCCGTACTGGCCGGCCGCCGCGCCCGGCGCGCTCGCCGTCGTGGACTTCGGGCCCGGCGGCGTACGACAGCGGAACGCGCCGCCCGCCCACGAGCCCGAACTGTCCGCGCCCGGCAGCGCGATGGTCAGCGTCGGCCCCGAGGGCTCCGGCCACTACATCGGATCCGGAGCCTCGCTGGCCGCCGCGGGCGTCGCGGGCACCGCCGCACTGGTCCGCGCGTACCACCCCGGTCTCACGGCACCTGAGGTCACCCGGCGGCTCCTCGACAGCGCCTACCCGTCGGACGCCCCCCGCCTGGACCCGTACGCCGCCCTGTCCCTCCTCCAGGACCGCACTCCCGCTGCCGCGCCGACCCCCGCACCCGCGCGGATGCCGCCGCCCGCCGACCCCGGTCCCCGCGACCGCGCCCTGACGATCGCGGCCGTGGGCCTGGCGACGGTCCTGCTGCTGGCGGCCCTCGCCGCGGTCGTCCCGCGCGGCAGGGCGAGGAAGTGGCGCCCCCCGACGGCTCCCTAG
- a CDS encoding right-handed parallel beta-helix repeat-containing protein: protein MARQILTVGPERSDGFPTIGEALAQARTGAVIRVRPGRYAENLVIRHRVTIVGEGDPGTVELCPRDGTAVTLMADAVMLGALTLRGRDKEAPVVDVPAGQAALDGCTVTGAGWTALLVRGTGSLAARGCRIGNPGGAGLVDSSQAESVVEDCVFENFGTSAVVIGETAGPLIRDCRIRGARANGVLASGESRGTVEGCDISGTDKPAIALEGHSSTRVLRCTVHHTSVGLLVTSMSRPEIEETAFESLAQSGVVISGGADPTLRGCVTRRTRNSGLLVLDRSRGTLEGCSFHHSTEAAVRIVEGSAPLLRDTVVSDCADTAGAVQLADDSTAEFERLEVLDAAGVGISVRSAADPLLRRARVTGAGGHGIVFTDDGRGRLEHCEIESVGGCALHIDDDSGPEVSDTVVRSAARSGLLVGERGRGTLRDCEIGDSADAGVGVRDGAEITLERVRVHGSRAHGVQVSRGGRAVLSACEITGNTGDGIRVDSADPVDVTRCVVRDNRGAGLRGSRAGERLTVELLTSADNGLPDSWGESAATAAEDGAPGGCGKEPEPVGPLAELEALVGLENVKHQVNTLVNLNQLAERRRRLGMPVPSMSRHLIFAGPPGTGKTTVARLYGGILADLGVLRSGHLVEVARADLVAQVIGGTAIKTTEAFTSALGGVLFIDEAYTLTVEGSSNDFGREAVDTLLKLMEDHRDDVVVVAAGYSEQMESFLTANPGLASRFSRTVEFGNYAVQELVTITESLCRRHQFELGPLTREALAVRFEQMTRDATFGNGRAARAVFEDMVDRQALRLAAMSDPAEDDLTLLLPQDVGDAEAAAVGGTAQEADDAADPMTELTAMVGLGAVKREVADLVSLLTNARQRIAAGLPAPRISNHLVFSGPPGTGKTTVARLYARLLHSLGVLPRDSLVEVARADLVGQYVGHTAQRTKDVFTSALGGVLFVDEAYTLTPEGSSNDFGREAVDTLLKLMEDHRDEIVVVVAGYTEEMERFLASNPGLTSRFSKFVRFEDYSTDELVTIVSRHAAASGYECAAATVEALRAHVDAVPRDRSFGNARLARQLLETMMTSQARRLGALDSPSLADLTTLLPEDLPSARRQGAAL, encoded by the coding sequence GTGGCACGCCAGATACTGACGGTCGGCCCGGAACGGTCGGACGGCTTCCCGACGATCGGTGAGGCACTGGCCCAGGCCCGCACCGGGGCGGTGATCCGGGTCCGCCCCGGCCGCTACGCCGAGAACCTCGTCATCCGGCACCGGGTGACGATCGTCGGCGAGGGCGACCCGGGCACGGTCGAACTGTGCCCGCGGGACGGTACCGCCGTCACCCTCATGGCCGACGCCGTGATGCTCGGCGCCCTGACCCTGCGCGGCCGCGACAAGGAGGCCCCGGTCGTGGACGTACCGGCCGGTCAGGCCGCGCTCGACGGCTGCACCGTGACCGGCGCCGGCTGGACGGCGCTGCTGGTCCGCGGCACGGGCTCGCTGGCCGCCCGCGGCTGCCGGATAGGGAACCCCGGCGGCGCCGGACTCGTCGACTCCTCGCAGGCCGAGAGCGTCGTCGAGGACTGCGTGTTCGAGAACTTCGGCACTTCCGCGGTCGTCATCGGCGAGACCGCCGGCCCGCTCATCCGCGACTGCCGCATCCGCGGCGCGCGGGCCAACGGCGTCCTGGCGAGCGGCGAGTCGCGGGGCACCGTGGAGGGCTGCGACATCTCCGGCACCGACAAGCCGGCCATCGCCCTGGAGGGCCACAGCTCGACGCGCGTCCTGCGGTGCACCGTGCACCACACCTCGGTGGGCCTGCTGGTGACCAGCATGTCCCGCCCGGAGATCGAGGAGACCGCCTTCGAGTCCCTCGCGCAGAGCGGCGTCGTCATCTCCGGCGGGGCCGACCCGACGCTGCGCGGGTGCGTCACCCGGCGCACCAGGAACAGCGGGCTGCTCGTCCTGGACCGGTCGCGGGGGACTCTGGAGGGCTGCTCCTTCCACCACTCCACCGAGGCCGCCGTGCGGATCGTCGAGGGCAGCGCCCCGCTGCTGCGGGACACGGTGGTGAGCGACTGCGCCGACACCGCCGGGGCGGTGCAGCTCGCGGACGACTCCACGGCCGAGTTCGAACGCCTGGAGGTCCTCGACGCGGCGGGTGTCGGCATCTCGGTGCGCTCCGCCGCCGACCCCCTGCTGCGCCGCGCCCGGGTGACCGGTGCCGGCGGCCACGGCATCGTGTTCACCGACGACGGCCGCGGGCGCCTGGAGCACTGCGAGATCGAGTCCGTGGGCGGCTGCGCGCTGCACATCGACGACGACTCCGGCCCCGAGGTCAGCGACACCGTCGTGCGTTCCGCCGCCCGCTCGGGCCTGCTCGTCGGCGAACGCGGCCGGGGCACCCTGCGGGACTGCGAGATCGGCGACAGCGCCGACGCAGGGGTCGGGGTGCGGGACGGCGCGGAGATCACCCTGGAGCGGGTCCGGGTGCACGGCTCGCGGGCCCACGGCGTCCAGGTGTCGCGCGGCGGCCGGGCCGTCCTCAGCGCCTGTGAGATCACCGGGAACACGGGCGACGGCATACGGGTCGACAGCGCGGACCCGGTCGACGTCACGCGGTGCGTCGTACGCGACAACCGGGGCGCGGGGCTGCGCGGAAGCCGCGCCGGCGAGCGGCTCACGGTCGAACTGCTGACCAGCGCGGACAACGGCCTGCCGGACAGCTGGGGCGAGTCGGCCGCGACGGCCGCGGAGGACGGCGCCCCGGGCGGCTGCGGCAAGGAGCCGGAACCCGTCGGCCCGTTGGCCGAACTGGAGGCGCTCGTCGGGCTGGAGAACGTCAAGCACCAGGTGAACACGCTGGTCAACCTGAACCAGCTCGCGGAGCGCCGGCGGCGGCTCGGCATGCCGGTCCCGTCGATGAGCCGGCACCTGATCTTCGCGGGACCGCCGGGCACCGGCAAGACCACCGTCGCCCGGCTCTACGGCGGCATCCTCGCGGACCTGGGCGTGCTCAGGAGCGGTCACCTGGTCGAGGTCGCCCGCGCCGATCTCGTCGCGCAGGTCATCGGTGGCACGGCCATCAAGACCACCGAGGCGTTCACCAGCGCGCTGGGCGGGGTGCTGTTCATCGACGAGGCCTACACCCTCACGGTCGAGGGGTCGTCCAACGACTTCGGCCGCGAGGCCGTCGACACCCTGCTGAAGCTCATGGAGGACCACCGCGACGACGTGGTCGTGGTGGCGGCCGGCTACTCCGAGCAGATGGAGTCGTTCCTGACCGCCAACCCGGGACTCGCCTCCCGGTTCTCCCGCACCGTCGAGTTCGGCAACTACGCGGTGCAGGAGCTGGTGACGATCACCGAGAGCCTCTGCCGGCGGCACCAGTTCGAACTCGGCCCGCTGACCCGTGAGGCCCTCGCCGTACGCTTCGAGCAGATGACGCGCGACGCGACCTTCGGCAACGGCCGTGCGGCCCGCGCCGTGTTCGAGGACATGGTGGACCGGCAGGCCCTGCGGCTCGCGGCCATGTCCGACCCGGCGGAGGACGACCTGACGCTGCTCCTGCCGCAGGACGTCGGTGACGCGGAGGCGGCGGCCGTCGGCGGGACGGCCCAGGAGGCCGACGACGCGGCCGATCCGATGACCGAACTCACCGCCATGGTGGGGCTCGGGGCCGTGAAGCGGGAGGTCGCCGATCTGGTCAGTCTGCTGACCAACGCCCGGCAGCGGATCGCCGCGGGACTGCCCGCCCCCCGGATCAGCAACCATCTGGTCTTCAGCGGACCGCCCGGCACCGGCAAGACCACCGTCGCCCGGCTGTACGCCCGGCTCCTGCACTCGCTGGGAGTGCTCCCCCGCGACTCCCTGGTGGAGGTGGCGCGGGCGGACCTGGTGGGCCAGTACGTCGGCCACACCGCCCAGCGGACCAAGGACGTCTTCACCAGCGCGCTCGGCGGGGTGCTGTTCGTCGACGAGGCCTACACCCTCACCCCCGAGGGGTCATCCAACGACTTCGGCCGCGAGGCCGTCGACACCCTGCTGAAGCTCATGGAGGACCACCGCGACGAGATCGTCGTCGTGGTCGCCGGCTACACCGAGGAGATGGAACGCTTCCTGGCCTCCAACCCCGGCCTGACCTCCCGGTTCTCCAAGTTCGTGCGGTTCGAGGACTACAGCACGGACGAGCTGGTGACCATCGTGTCCCGGCACGCCGCCGCCTCCGGGTACGAGTGCGCCGCCGCCACCGTCGAGGCGCTGCGCGCCCATGTGGACGCCGTCCCGCGCGACCGGTCCTTCGGCAACGCCCGGCTCGCCCGGCAGCTGCTGGAGACGATGATGACGAGCCAGGCCCGTCGGCTGGGCGCAC